In a genomic window of Mucilaginibacter sp. KACC 22063:
- a CDS encoding FeoA family protein: protein MKLSQLKVGNKGIVKEFTDLEMSVKLMEMGCLPGEEVRVERIAPLGDPIAINVAGYQLSLRKREASTIILL, encoded by the coding sequence ATGAAGCTTTCGCAACTTAAAGTAGGTAACAAAGGAATTGTAAAAGAATTTACAGACCTTGAAATGTCTGTTAAGTTGATGGAAATGGGCTGCCTGCCCGGTGAAGAAGTAAGAGTAGAAAGGATAGCACCCCTTGGCGATCCTATTGCTATAAATGTAGCCGGCTACCAGCTAAGTTTACGCAAACGCGAAGCTTCGACCATTATACTACTGTAG